One Lacunisphaera limnophila DNA window includes the following coding sequences:
- a CDS encoding SDR family oxidoreductase: MKVAQTVHPVLIVTGGSGGIGSAIATMAAMRGYKICVHYHRNQKAAVALVKRLAKTGAVAIAVRADISVMADVVRMFKTVDRKLGRVSALVNNAGTLERQCRVDSLEPARLQRIFAINTFGAFYCSKEAVCRMSTKLGGRGGAIVNVSSGAVASGAPNEYVDYAASKGALDVLTRGLSREVASEGIRVNTVRPGHIHTPIHSLGGEPNRISRLETTIPMGRGGSPEEVAQAVLWLLSPESSYVTGACLDVSGGK, encoded by the coding sequence ATGAAAGTCGCACAAACCGTTCATCCCGTATTGATCGTTACAGGAGGAAGTGGGGGGATTGGTTCAGCAATAGCAACCATGGCAGCGATGCGCGGCTATAAGATTTGCGTCCATTACCATCGGAATCAAAAAGCGGCCGTAGCGCTGGTTAAGCGCTTAGCGAAAACTGGAGCTGTGGCTATCGCTGTCAGGGCTGATATATCTGTAATGGCGGACGTGGTCCGAATGTTTAAGACAGTTGATAGGAAGCTGGGAAGGGTGAGCGCTTTGGTTAACAATGCGGGCACATTAGAGCGCCAATGCAGAGTGGATTCCTTAGAACCCGCCCGTTTACAGCGTATATTCGCAATAAATACTTTTGGCGCCTTTTACTGCAGCAAGGAAGCAGTCTGTCGTATGTCCACCAAGCTTGGCGGCAGGGGAGGGGCCATAGTAAATGTCTCATCGGGAGCGGTAGCTTCCGGCGCACCTAACGAATATGTAGACTACGCTGCGTCAAAGGGAGCGTTAGATGTTTTGACCCGCGGTCTTTCTCGAGAAGTGGCATCGGAAGGTATCCGTGTGAACACCGTGCGCCCTGGTCATATCCATACGCCGATCCACTCTTTAGGCGGCGAGCCTAACAGGATATCTCGACTAGAGACTACAATACCCATGGGGCGCGGCGGGAGTCCTGAAGAGGTCGCTCAAGCTGTCTTGTGGCTGCTTTCGCCTGAGTCATCATACGTTACAGGTGCATGCCTAGATGTGAGTGGAGGAAAGTAG
- a CDS encoding C1 family peptidase: protein MKPKRAISPKFLRGLKGLRKAERERLALRGIREADQLACLLHSQPELVAQYTSTDAKLTSVWGDSSVRRIHVEPVELTRQIKAHSRSFGAVRRPRKNPDQVALRPNAISQLLGLQLEQHGGLPAEVDMTASIPYIHDQGVNPACVGHAATAAVEMHTGDVLSGSYVYLHSKALDGHPHEDGTTLEAGIEALSQFGACKLATWPGADAEMRSLDGLGLPDEAADEEASGFGISAARSGPIDTIHGIKTALAYGTAGQGRPVLAAVPVYASWDAAFRTGTVSLRLGEDDTLLGWHAILLVGYRDDHEAPGGGHFLFQNSWGEGWASASPHRDGVGSIPYAYFEENETETHYLEPAVLNSANVVVGMASRYTALVPIVGFMALCGLFLWPFGLAHPHASTLSEVSTPQRQDLARPLRLPSDPRTVSSSLAIPSDTWETLDAEHKLLDHDLAEYVSVVHKDFPEGKAVFRTKSRSTYAK from the coding sequence ATGAAGCCTAAGCGCGCCATCTCGCCCAAGTTCCTACGCGGTCTGAAAGGCCTCAGAAAGGCCGAGCGAGAGCGCTTGGCACTCCGGGGTATACGCGAGGCTGACCAGCTCGCCTGCCTGCTGCACAGCCAACCGGAGCTTGTGGCCCAATATACTTCAACGGATGCAAAGCTAACGTCTGTCTGGGGTGACAGCTCTGTGCGCCGTATCCACGTCGAGCCGGTAGAGCTTACCCGACAGATCAAGGCACATTCTCGCAGTTTCGGGGCGGTGCGTCGGCCAAGAAAGAACCCTGACCAGGTGGCACTGCGCCCAAATGCCATCTCACAGCTCCTAGGCTTGCAGCTCGAGCAACACGGAGGGCTTCCCGCCGAGGTCGATATGACGGCCTCAATTCCATACATCCACGACCAAGGGGTGAATCCAGCCTGTGTAGGACACGCGGCCACTGCGGCCGTGGAAATGCACACGGGCGATGTCCTATCCGGAAGTTATGTTTACCTCCACAGCAAGGCACTCGATGGTCATCCTCACGAGGACGGCACCACCTTGGAGGCCGGTATTGAAGCTTTGAGCCAGTTCGGAGCGTGCAAATTGGCGACTTGGCCAGGAGCCGATGCGGAGATGCGGTCACTGGATGGTCTCGGTCTCCCGGACGAGGCGGCAGATGAGGAAGCCTCCGGCTTCGGAATATCGGCCGCTAGGTCCGGTCCGATCGACACAATTCACGGAATCAAGACGGCGCTCGCATATGGCACCGCAGGGCAGGGAAGGCCTGTTTTGGCCGCAGTGCCTGTCTATGCCTCCTGGGATGCTGCATTCCGGACCGGAACCGTTTCTCTGAGACTAGGCGAAGATGACACCCTTCTGGGGTGGCACGCGATATTGCTCGTCGGGTATAGGGACGACCACGAAGCCCCGGGTGGCGGGCATTTTCTTTTTCAGAACTCCTGGGGGGAAGGCTGGGCTTCGGCCAGTCCTCACCGTGACGGCGTCGGTTCAATCCCGTATGCCTACTTCGAGGAGAATGAGACAGAAACCCATTACCTTGAACCAGCGGTCCTAAACAGCGCCAATGTCGTAGTCGGGATGGCATCCCGTTATACTGCGTTGGTGCCCATTGTTGGGTTCATGGCACTCTGCGGCCTGTTCTTATGGCCATTTGGCCTCGCTCACCCTCACGCGTCGACTCTATCTGAAGTCTCAACACCGCAACGGCAGGATCTGGCACGACCACTTCGCCTCCCATCGGACCCAAGGACAGTTTCATCCTCCCTCGCAATCCCTTCAGACACCTGGGAAACGCTGGATGCCGAGCACAAGCTACTAGATCATGATCTTGCTGAATACGTTAGTGTCGTGCACAAAGACTTCCCTGAGGGAAAGGCGGTTTTCCGTACGAAAAGCCGATCGACATATGCTAAGTGA